From Azospirillum sp. TSA2s, a single genomic window includes:
- a CDS encoding conjugal transfer protein TrbE has product MLDLTAFDDGFDALSRHLPWDCFVWPGVVLLEEDGALMAVVEYGGRDQSVQDPVEIQQTAMAAANVLFPFTGGWTFHFEMQRRWGRGYPCGTGVHSVASLIDAERRARLDAAGRQLRSRTFITITFTPTHRQARRLAGWFTRNPPERSRPDVMRDHVEPFRQLVLQFAGLLGRAVGWARMLDDDAVMAFLHSCVSPIEQPHVSAPDIPGFPIKANLVDVGFLPGSFPAWTNGAERWHVRVVGIGGYPKASHPGLLNALDALPFPVRWSVRFEAMDHVQARGVFAALWRKHDDTSYDWRSVLLRAVGGFTALRHDPVGVLEALEAEAARLEAEQAGTSSGWMTPTAILWGSSVEEAEGRKEEFVKTLRSLGFTAIEESWGAERAWYGTLPGHVRPNPRKVPLTQVQLADFLVLSAVWGGPERNAHLRCDPLAQLEAEGGTPLRIDLHQGPDGAALVIGPPRTGKSTVLAFLGHQFLARVPEGRVVWIDVDATESTSLAATWAAGGEFLSMGSGDLAYADLALQPLADVDTPGGFAWGHGFIMELLRIQGLLVPGGISAAEAGDAVDSALHLLAASPPGERTLSHLAHLVPDNLVRVALEPYCRGGPYGDLVDAGEDRLLGSCWTTVDIGALIDRGVGATPVIQALFRRFYRLFADGRPTLFLVDEAFKALKHQPAELDELRRRGPKKNVTLVLATHQLDDIEGSAIAALLKTIRVLLLLADPNAAKRALYRDWGLNRAEAALVAGAMPRRDVFFKTPDGSRLGQLTLDPVALAVCGCGGATHRRAAFETIAEAGPAGFAAAWLRQHRLHEAAAILDRAATCASLGEAS; this is encoded by the coding sequence ATGCTCGACCTGACCGCCTTCGACGACGGCTTCGACGCGTTGTCGCGCCACCTGCCCTGGGACTGCTTCGTCTGGCCGGGTGTCGTGCTGCTGGAGGAGGACGGGGCACTGATGGCCGTCGTCGAATATGGCGGCCGCGACCAGAGCGTGCAGGATCCGGTCGAGATCCAGCAGACCGCCATGGCCGCCGCCAATGTCCTGTTCCCCTTCACTGGCGGCTGGACCTTCCATTTCGAGATGCAGCGCCGCTGGGGCCGCGGCTACCCGTGCGGCACTGGCGTCCATTCGGTGGCCAGCCTGATCGACGCCGAACGCCGCGCGAGGCTCGACGCCGCTGGACGCCAACTGCGCTCGCGCACGTTTATCACCATCACCTTCACCCCCACCCACCGGCAGGCCCGCCGGTTGGCCGGCTGGTTCACCCGCAATCCGCCGGAGCGGTCCCGGCCGGACGTAATGCGCGACCATGTCGAGCCCTTCCGCCAGCTGGTGCTGCAGTTCGCCGGCCTGCTCGGCCGCGCGGTCGGCTGGGCCCGCATGCTCGACGACGATGCGGTGATGGCCTTCCTCCATTCCTGCGTCTCGCCGATCGAGCAGCCCCATGTCTCTGCCCCCGACATTCCCGGTTTCCCGATCAAGGCCAACCTCGTCGATGTCGGATTCCTCCCTGGCTCTTTCCCGGCCTGGACCAATGGCGCGGAACGCTGGCATGTCCGGGTCGTCGGCATCGGTGGCTATCCCAAGGCCAGCCACCCCGGCCTGCTCAACGCGCTCGACGCGCTGCCCTTTCCGGTCCGCTGGTCGGTGCGCTTCGAGGCGATGGACCATGTCCAGGCCCGCGGTGTCTTCGCCGCCCTGTGGCGCAAGCACGACGACACCTCCTACGACTGGCGCTCGGTGCTGCTGCGGGCCGTCGGCGGCTTCACCGCGCTGCGTCACGATCCGGTCGGTGTGCTGGAAGCGCTGGAAGCCGAGGCCGCCCGGCTGGAGGCCGAGCAGGCCGGCACCAGCTCCGGCTGGATGACGCCCACCGCCATACTGTGGGGTTCATCCGTCGAGGAGGCCGAGGGCCGGAAGGAGGAGTTCGTCAAGACGCTGCGCTCGCTGGGCTTCACCGCGATTGAGGAGAGCTGGGGAGCCGAGCGCGCTTGGTACGGCACCTTGCCCGGCCATGTCCGCCCCAATCCGCGCAAGGTGCCGCTGACCCAGGTCCAGCTCGCCGACTTCCTGGTGCTGTCCGCGGTCTGGGGTGGGCCGGAACGCAACGCGCATCTGCGCTGCGACCCGCTGGCCCAACTGGAGGCCGAGGGCGGCACACCCTTGAGGATCGACCTGCACCAGGGGCCGGACGGGGCGGCGCTGGTGATCGGACCGCCGCGGACCGGCAAGTCCACCGTGCTGGCGTTCCTTGGCCACCAGTTCCTCGCCCGGGTGCCGGAGGGTCGGGTGGTGTGGATCGACGTCGACGCCACCGAGAGCACCAGCCTCGCCGCCACCTGGGCGGCCGGCGGCGAGTTCCTTTCTATGGGCTCGGGCGACCTTGCCTATGCCGATCTGGCGCTGCAGCCACTGGCCGATGTCGACACACCAGGCGGCTTTGCCTGGGGCCATGGCTTCATCATGGAGCTGCTTCGCATCCAGGGACTGCTGGTGCCGGGCGGGATCTCGGCGGCCGAGGCCGGCGACGCGGTGGATTCGGCGCTGCATTTGCTGGCGGCCTCGCCACCGGGGGAACGCACCTTGTCGCACCTCGCCCATCTGGTGCCCGACAATCTGGTGCGGGTGGCGCTGGAGCCCTATTGCCGCGGCGGCCCCTACGGCGATCTGGTCGATGCCGGCGAGGACCGGCTGCTGGGATCCTGTTGGACCACGGTGGACATCGGCGCGCTGATCGACCGCGGCGTTGGCGCCACCCCGGTGATCCAGGCGCTGTTCCGCCGCTTCTACCGGCTCTTCGCCGACGGCCGGCCGACCCTGTTCCTGGTCGACGAGGCCTTCAAGGCGCTGAAACACCAGCCGGCGGAGCTGGACGAACTGCGTCGGCGCGGGCCGAAGAAGAACGTCACGCTGGTGCTGGCCACCCACCAGCTCGACGACATCGAGGGCTCGGCCATCGCGGCGCTGCTGAAGACGATCCGCGTCCTGCTGCTGCTCGCCGATCCCAACGCCGCCAAGCGCGCGCTTTACCGCGACTGGGGCCTGAACCGGGCCGAGGCCGCCCTGGTGGCCGGCGCCATGCCGCGGCGCGACGTCTTCTTCAAGACGCCGGACGGCAGCCGGCTCGGCCAGCTCACCCTCGATCCGGTGGCGCTGGCGGTGTGTGGCTGTGGCGGGGCCACCCACCGCCGGGCCGCCTTCGAGACCATCGCCGAAGCCGGGCCTGCGGGTTTCGCCGCAGCTTGGCTGCGCCAGCACCGGCTGCATGAGGCGGCAGCCATCCTGGACCGCGCTGCAACCTGCGCTTCCCTGGGAGAAGCATCATGA
- a CDS encoding type IV secretion system protein: MDVSGLSIALHQLTAMVVTALGLLGPDAHQALRLLMMLSYTLALLLWLFEGKPAVHGPFLRMLLKFTVIGALVEWFPAGSAALMQAAARQGLSLGPGAPFALDDPGYIAHLGIQAVIPLMLRVKEMLGPVDFFLNFVEIVIFLLAGLVVIVSFCILAIQVFLAFLEYRLLSLAAYLAIPFAVLGPTSFVAERAIGYIAASAMKLLVLGAIIAVCGATLTSLTFQGTPTLAQAFGVAVLAAAIFVLAIKAPRAAAGLVNGGPVMDGMTALAALWTAGWLGARSVAGGAAASSGAAGSVLAGSTTALGLLRTVAGGATASVGTMPGSRSGSVGGSGGSGGSGRHYPAGHFGGAGGGAGQGSAQRSGGGWDKPMTEAQRGQLDRLSAGRTYPADLTRGQASRLIEEWGGEDSWLRAGARKPKPDAPEKGDPS, from the coding sequence ATGGACGTCAGCGGCCTGTCGATCGCCCTGCACCAGCTGACCGCCATGGTGGTGACCGCTCTCGGTCTGCTCGGGCCGGACGCCCACCAAGCGCTCCGCCTGCTGATGATGCTATCCTACACCCTTGCCCTCTTGCTCTGGCTGTTCGAGGGCAAGCCGGCGGTGCACGGCCCCTTCCTGCGCATGCTGCTGAAATTCACCGTCATCGGTGCGCTGGTGGAGTGGTTTCCTGCGGGCTCGGCCGCCTTGATGCAGGCGGCGGCCCGGCAGGGTCTCAGCCTCGGCCCCGGTGCCCCCTTCGCCCTCGACGATCCCGGCTACATCGCCCATCTCGGCATCCAGGCGGTGATCCCGCTGATGCTGCGCGTCAAGGAGATGCTGGGGCCGGTCGATTTCTTCCTGAACTTCGTTGAGATCGTCATCTTCCTGCTGGCGGGCTTGGTGGTGATCGTCAGCTTCTGCATCCTGGCGATTCAGGTCTTCCTCGCCTTCCTGGAATACCGGCTGCTGTCGCTGGCCGCTTATCTCGCCATTCCCTTCGCGGTGCTGGGGCCGACCAGCTTCGTCGCCGAGCGCGCCATCGGCTACATCGCGGCGTCGGCCATGAAGCTGCTGGTGCTGGGCGCCATCATTGCCGTCTGTGGCGCCACCCTGACCAGCCTGACCTTCCAGGGCACGCCGACCCTGGCCCAGGCCTTCGGCGTGGCGGTGCTGGCCGCCGCCATCTTCGTGCTGGCGATCAAGGCGCCGCGCGCCGCCGCCGGCCTGGTGAATGGCGGGCCGGTGATGGACGGCATGACGGCGCTGGCCGCCTTGTGGACCGCCGGCTGGCTCGGCGCCCGCAGCGTCGCCGGTGGAGCCGCCGCATCGAGCGGTGCTGCCGGCAGCGTACTGGCTGGGAGCACCACGGCCCTCGGCCTGCTGCGCACAGTGGCTGGTGGCGCTACCGCTTCGGTCGGCACCATGCCAGGCAGCCGATCCGGCTCGGTGGGCGGATCGGGCGGATCGGGCGGATCGGGGCGGCATTATCCGGCCGGGCACTTCGGTGGGGCAGGGGGAGGCGCCGGGCAGGGGAGCGCTCAGCGGTCAGGCGGCGGCTGGGACAAGCCGATGACCGAGGCCCAGCGCGGGCAGCTCGACCGTCTCTCTGCCGGCCGGACCTATCCTGCCGACCTCACCCGTGGGCAGGCCAGCCGCCTGATCGAGGAGTGGGGCGGTGAGGACTCCTGGCTTCGCGCTGGCGCCCGCAAGCCCAAACCCGACGCTCCGGAGAAGGGAGATCCATCATGA
- a CDS encoding TrbG/VirB9 family P-type conjugative transfer protein, whose translation MTRLFPWLALPLLAACATEPPSVPIAGPPDPPRIYTMADLHVPPTQMQREPKETLGARPSRAQTRSWVGQANEAALDLPTVTCFKGKSCEYWYQPDQQYLVYMAEANQTLVCLKPGEVVRDIVAPGAQVWIPHQPYSFGKGRQRTECIAFMPRRAGMNQQISVFTNERKYDLNVETHKRVHHVEVRWRYPEDWLAALNGSPTLAGGAAMEGRDRTTELAYRDRRCTYTLDGDTPQWRPVPTADGQPPVCDDSEVTVINFTPGVLGAYGAPALWRVAEDGTRTPVQYGRMNATYRVAGIHDHLLLSLGAQEVHIRRNRP comes from the coding sequence ATGACCCGCCTGTTTCCCTGGCTGGCCCTGCCGCTGCTGGCGGCCTGTGCCACCGAGCCGCCCTCGGTGCCGATTGCCGGGCCGCCCGATCCGCCTCGCATCTACACGATGGCCGATCTGCACGTCCCGCCGACGCAGATGCAGCGGGAACCGAAGGAGACGCTCGGCGCGCGGCCATCGCGGGCGCAGACCCGCAGTTGGGTGGGGCAGGCCAACGAAGCGGCCCTCGACCTGCCGACCGTGACCTGCTTCAAGGGCAAGAGCTGCGAATACTGGTACCAGCCCGACCAGCAATATCTCGTCTACATGGCCGAGGCGAACCAGACCTTGGTCTGCCTGAAGCCGGGCGAGGTGGTGCGCGACATCGTGGCGCCGGGCGCCCAGGTGTGGATTCCGCACCAGCCCTACAGCTTCGGCAAAGGCCGGCAGCGCACCGAATGCATCGCCTTCATGCCGCGGCGCGCCGGGATGAATCAGCAGATCTCGGTCTTCACCAACGAGCGCAAATACGACCTCAACGTCGAGACCCACAAGCGGGTTCATCACGTCGAGGTCCGGTGGCGCTATCCCGAGGACTGGCTGGCGGCGCTCAACGGTTCGCCGACCTTGGCCGGCGGCGCGGCCATGGAAGGGCGCGACCGGACCACCGAGCTGGCCTATCGCGACCGCCGCTGCACCTACACACTGGACGGCGACACGCCGCAATGGCGCCCGGTGCCGACGGCGGACGGGCAGCCGCCGGTGTGCGACGACAGCGAGGTGACGGTCATCAACTTCACACCCGGCGTACTCGGCGCCTACGGCGCTCCGGCGCTATGGCGTGTTGCCGAGGATGGCACTCGAACGCCTGTGCAGTATGGCAGGATGAACGCGACGTACCGCGTCGCCGGCATCCACGATCATCTTCTGCTGAGCCTCGGCGCCCAGGAGGTTCATATCCGGAGGAACCGGCCATGA
- a CDS encoding TrbI/VirB10 family protein codes for MSAPGTTPLTPDPLERRRVIVSGPHLVRILLVSTAVIGVGLVAYMVGRGQGEEPVSKQPILFDHRPPKSMLPSYADLAPPPPPAPRVEVPKPAPAQPKPQMRGPAKEDELRKKALEAGVGGWSRKEPGESAPAGRREGRDFAAAGGDCTVPAGTPFPLQTISRVVTEQGGVLTAQVTQDVWDAGFACLAVPAGSLVTMEVGSSVTKGQKRIVVAKPMITRPWPRNDTVQPAATVVDATGAGGLPGSVEVPWVQTGLLIGASVAVDLASAALTGGGSLLGTILGRSMESPLDRAAKDMLERAPVIMLEAGEPLLLVLRGALRADDFRS; via the coding sequence ATGAGTGCGCCCGGTACCACGCCGTTGACGCCCGACCCACTGGAGCGCCGCCGGGTCATCGTCTCCGGCCCGCACCTCGTCCGCATCCTGCTGGTAAGCACCGCGGTGATTGGGGTGGGGCTGGTGGCCTACATGGTTGGCCGCGGCCAGGGAGAGGAGCCGGTGTCGAAGCAGCCGATCCTGTTCGACCATCGTCCGCCCAAGAGCATGCTGCCGAGCTACGCCGATCTGGCGCCACCCCCGCCGCCGGCTCCCCGTGTCGAGGTTCCGAAACCGGCCCCGGCGCAACCAAAGCCGCAAATGCGTGGGCCGGCCAAGGAGGACGAGCTGCGCAAGAAAGCGCTTGAGGCTGGGGTAGGCGGATGGAGCCGCAAGGAACCAGGGGAGAGCGCCCCTGCCGGACGCCGGGAAGGGAGGGATTTTGCAGCCGCCGGTGGGGACTGCACCGTGCCGGCGGGAACGCCGTTCCCGCTGCAGACCATCAGCCGGGTCGTGACGGAGCAGGGCGGCGTGCTGACCGCCCAGGTGACGCAGGATGTTTGGGACGCCGGCTTCGCCTGCCTGGCGGTGCCCGCCGGATCGCTGGTGACGATGGAGGTTGGCAGCAGCGTCACCAAAGGTCAAAAGCGCATCGTGGTCGCTAAACCGATGATCACCCGGCCGTGGCCGCGCAATGACACCGTTCAACCGGCCGCCACGGTAGTCGATGCGACCGGTGCCGGAGGCCTGCCGGGCTCGGTGGAGGTGCCCTGGGTTCAGACGGGTCTGCTGATCGGTGCCAGCGTAGCGGTGGACCTTGCCTCGGCGGCACTGACCGGAGGCGGCAGCCTGCTGGGCACCATCCTCGGTCGCAGCATGGAAAGTCCGCTGGATCGCGCGGCCAAGGACATGCTGGAGAGGGCGCCGGTGATCATGCTGGAGGCTGGCGAGCCGCTGCTGCTGGTGCTGCGCGGGGCCTTGCGGGCGGATGATTTCAGATCGTAA
- a CDS encoding LysR family transcriptional regulator, with translation MDLRHLRHFITLAETGSLHRAARQLRLRQPALSQSIRSLEADVGTSLVDRSPSGTRLTQAGEMFLNEAQNILSSLDRAVQIARQAQDGTAIPLRLGITRDIVTIRLTDALSRFRKISTSGQATVSDVPRPRHQWMLNNGLLDLALLPSTLTADVEHAEILWDEDIHLVLPTTHPLVTDAIIDIRRLANVPLILDSCNDDDGIGHALLNASRIAGLTISITSPVFFLETRLMLVAAGFGITALPALSSALAATPGIVSRPLSPPLKVTTVATWPTSGLTPAAQRFLTIARSLKEIGTDDASSNPS, from the coding sequence ATGGACCTACGTCATCTTCGTCACTTCATCACGTTGGCCGAGACAGGCAGCCTTCACCGGGCTGCACGCCAGCTTCGGCTTCGACAACCAGCGCTCAGCCAGTCGATCCGCTCGTTGGAAGCCGATGTCGGCACATCTCTGGTCGATCGGAGTCCATCGGGAACGCGCCTGACCCAGGCTGGGGAGATGTTCCTGAATGAAGCCCAGAACATCCTCTCATCACTCGACCGAGCGGTGCAAATCGCCCGACAAGCTCAAGACGGTACGGCCATTCCACTGCGTCTCGGGATCACGCGTGACATCGTCACTATCAGGCTTACAGATGCGTTGAGCCGCTTTCGGAAAATTTCCACCTCCGGCCAAGCGACTGTCAGCGACGTGCCGCGACCACGTCACCAATGGATGCTGAACAACGGCTTGCTCGACCTCGCTTTGTTGCCCTCCACCCTGACGGCTGACGTCGAGCATGCCGAGATCCTGTGGGATGAAGACATCCATCTCGTGCTGCCAACAACCCATCCCCTCGTCACAGACGCTATCATCGACATCCGCCGGCTGGCGAATGTTCCCCTGATCCTGGACAGCTGCAACGACGACGATGGGATCGGCCACGCATTATTGAATGCCAGTCGAATTGCCGGCCTCACGATCAGCATCACCTCACCGGTTTTCTTTCTGGAAACCCGGCTTATGCTGGTCGCTGCCGGCTTCGGTATTACGGCCCTACCCGCCTTGAGCTCGGCTCTCGCCGCCACTCCAGGCATCGTAAGCCGGCCTCTGTCGCCCCCATTGAAGGTGACCACTGTCGCGACCTGGCCAACCTCGGGGCTTACGCCGGCAGCGCAACGTTTTCTCACCATCGCCCGCTCCCTCAAGGAAATCGGAACTGACGATGCCTCGAGCAATCCCTCCTGA
- a CDS encoding NAD(P)/FAD-dependent oxidoreductase yields MVETYDIVVAGGGHNGLVAASYLAKAGLTVCVVEKNDKVGGGVMTRELTIPGFKHDVCSVAHTLLQANPLLRNDELKLLSTFGLNYLNPDKMTSIFYDDGSTLEFYTDLEKTAQSIAKFSAKDADAYRRFNEHVFRTLDLMVTGMFNTPPSYGHQTMLMDSSPEGRELLRTMSISSWDLIGEWFENDKVKIALARYASEAMINPFDNGTGFGFYIILPFMHRYGVGVPAGGSGAFADALRACLESHGGVVRTSSPIKQIKLDGQKATGVILESGEEILATRAVVTNLHAKQIFPHMVPGVALPDGFETRIRGLKPSSFQPFNMHVALKEAPKYKVGPAVDDFFWVERSHSNAEEFEKAFRDLERGYPRRDFVAYVTQDSVDKGGRAPEGKRVLNMYAFCPYNLKDGGPQRWDDIGNEVAQGFLNDLKALTTNMDEDNILGFSFMTPLDIERHNNAMIGADILHFGSYSWQIGGNRPVAGWGQYRSPVDQLFLCGASTHPGGGVTAASGRNVARLLMEEFGIDFDKVVAA; encoded by the coding sequence ATGGTTGAAACCTACGACATCGTCGTTGCCGGCGGCGGGCACAACGGCTTGGTCGCCGCCAGCTATCTGGCCAAGGCGGGCCTGACGGTCTGCGTCGTCGAGAAGAACGACAAGGTCGGCGGCGGGGTGATGACCCGCGAACTGACCATCCCCGGCTTCAAGCACGACGTCTGCTCCGTCGCCCATACGCTGTTGCAGGCCAACCCCCTGCTGCGGAACGACGAACTGAAGCTGTTGTCGACGTTCGGGTTGAATTATCTCAATCCGGACAAGATGACGTCGATCTTCTATGACGACGGCTCCACGCTCGAATTCTACACCGACCTGGAGAAGACGGCGCAGTCCATCGCCAAATTCTCGGCCAAGGACGCCGACGCGTATCGCCGCTTCAACGAACATGTGTTCAGGACGCTCGACCTGATGGTCACGGGGATGTTCAACACGCCGCCCAGCTACGGGCACCAGACCATGCTGATGGACAGCAGCCCGGAGGGGCGTGAACTGCTGCGCACCATGTCCATCAGTTCCTGGGATCTGATCGGCGAGTGGTTCGAGAACGACAAGGTCAAGATCGCCTTGGCGCGCTACGCATCGGAAGCCATGATCAACCCGTTCGACAACGGCACCGGCTTCGGCTTTTACATCATCCTGCCCTTTATGCACCGCTACGGAGTGGGTGTGCCGGCCGGCGGGTCGGGCGCGTTCGCCGACGCCTTGCGCGCCTGCCTCGAATCGCACGGCGGCGTGGTCAGGACCAGCAGCCCGATCAAGCAAATCAAGCTCGACGGCCAGAAAGCGACCGGCGTCATTCTGGAGAGCGGCGAGGAAATCCTGGCAACCCGCGCGGTGGTCACGAACCTCCACGCCAAGCAGATCTTCCCGCACATGGTGCCCGGCGTCGCGCTGCCCGATGGGTTCGAGACACGGATCCGCGGGCTGAAGCCCAGCAGCTTCCAGCCCTTCAACATGCACGTCGCCCTCAAGGAAGCTCCGAAGTACAAGGTGGGACCGGCGGTCGATGATTTCTTCTGGGTCGAGCGGTCGCATTCCAACGCCGAGGAATTCGAGAAAGCGTTCCGAGATCTCGAGCGGGGCTATCCCCGGCGGGACTTCGTCGCCTATGTGACGCAGGACTCGGTCGATAAGGGCGGACGCGCGCCAGAGGGCAAGCGGGTGCTGAACATGTACGCCTTCTGCCCGTACAACCTGAAGGATGGTGGTCCGCAGCGCTGGGACGACATCGGCAACGAGGTCGCCCAGGGCTTTCTGAACGATCTGAAGGCGCTGACCACCAACATGGACGAGGACAACATCCTCGGCTTCTCGTTCATGACGCCGCTGGACATCGAGCGCCACAACAACGCGATGATTGGCGCCGATATCCTTCATTTTGGTTCCTATTCCTGGCAGATTGGCGGCAACCGCCCCGTGGCCGGCTGGGGCCAATACCGGTCGCCGGTTGATCAGCTCTTCCTGTGCGGAGCCAGCACCCATCCCGGCGGCGGCGTCACCGCCGCTTCCGGCCGAAACGTCGCACGGCTGTTGATGGAAGAGTTCGGCATCGACTTCGACAAGGTCGTCGCCGCCTGA
- a CDS encoding VOC family protein, with translation MDIIGVGYIGIESPNIDAWRDYGPNVLGMGVGVAPEGDEQSLYLRMDDRRHRIAIHPGPIDRVSYIGWEAVGRVAFNAAVEKFRAAGVEITVGDEALRKLRGVRELIRFKDPVGFQHELFYGQKWDPHSFVSGLPNRRFVADERGLGHIVVITPEYTPALESFLIDVMGFHWYGAGAGKGKTGFFRSKLNNKTSHDIAYGLRPGSMGLQHIGIFFATLRDLGETYDIVQKRGIQMQMTLGQHTQDPHLSFYHFTPSGFVVEAIHEFEPWPGDPFELNPERLSLWGHEVTGPILGPSVRPLEDFQ, from the coding sequence ATGGACATCATCGGCGTTGGCTACATCGGCATCGAGTCGCCGAACATCGATGCCTGGCGGGATTACGGGCCGAACGTGCTGGGCATGGGGGTCGGCGTCGCGCCGGAAGGGGACGAGCAATCCCTGTATCTGCGCATGGACGACCGCCGTCACCGCATCGCCATCCACCCCGGTCCGATCGATCGCGTGAGCTACATCGGCTGGGAAGCCGTCGGCCGGGTGGCGTTCAACGCCGCGGTCGAAAAATTCCGGGCGGCCGGCGTCGAGATCACCGTTGGCGACGAGGCGCTCCGCAAACTCCGCGGTGTGCGCGAACTGATCCGCTTCAAGGATCCGGTCGGTTTCCAGCACGAGTTGTTCTACGGGCAGAAGTGGGATCCGCACTCCTTCGTGTCCGGCCTGCCCAACCGCAGATTCGTCGCCGACGAGCGCGGTCTCGGTCACATCGTCGTGATCACCCCCGAATACACGCCCGCTCTGGAAAGCTTCCTGATCGACGTCATGGGCTTCCACTGGTATGGGGCGGGTGCCGGCAAGGGCAAGACCGGCTTCTTCCGCTCGAAGCTGAACAACAAGACCAGCCACGACATCGCCTATGGTCTGCGGCCGGGCTCTATGGGATTGCAGCACATCGGCATTTTTTTCGCCACCTTGCGCGATCTCGGCGAAACCTACGACATCGTGCAGAAGCGCGGGATCCAAATGCAGATGACGCTGGGCCAGCACACCCAGGATCCACACCTCTCCTTCTATCATTTCACGCCGTCGGGTTTCGTGGTGGAAGCCATCCATGAATTCGAGCCATGGCCGGGCGATCCCTTCGAACTGAACCCGGAGCGGTTGAGCCTGTGGGGGCACGAGGTGACCGGCCCGATCCTGGGGCCGAGCGTCCGTCCGCTGGAGGATTTCCAGTAA
- a CDS encoding amidohydrolase family protein, protein MNREDMILVSVDDHVIEPPNAFAPHMPARFKGREPKIERIGERDVWVFEGKKWGYMGLNAVVGRPKTEYGMEPLSYDHMRRGTWDIKARVEDMDANGVLGSICFPTFPGFAGQKFQAHPDRDVALAAIQAYNDWHLHDWANAAPGRFIPLCLVPMWDIPAAVAEVKRLSAQGVHTISFSDNPAQLGYPSIHDDYWDPLWKVCADNQVVISCHIGTGNHAEHASDLSPIDAWITSMPISIANSAADWIWAPMWKKYPDLKMALSEGGIGWIPYLLERADFTHRHHGSWTGTDFGSQKPSDIFRKHIITCFIEDRFGLANLKDVGEDMVAWECDYPHSDCTWPDSAELLWEDLKHLSKDTIDKVTHLNVMREFSYDPFSVLGRENCTVGALKARAKHVKTEPMLGLGGAVPQVRKDGPVTSGDINKMFAAAAAESAL, encoded by the coding sequence ATGAATCGTGAAGACATGATTCTCGTCAGCGTCGATGACCATGTGATCGAACCGCCCAACGCCTTCGCTCCCCACATGCCGGCCCGCTTCAAGGGCCGCGAGCCGAAGATCGAGCGGATCGGCGAGCGCGACGTCTGGGTGTTCGAAGGCAAGAAATGGGGCTACATGGGCCTCAACGCCGTGGTCGGCCGCCCCAAGACCGAATACGGCATGGAACCGCTGAGCTACGACCACATGCGGCGCGGCACCTGGGACATCAAGGCACGCGTCGAGGACATGGACGCCAACGGCGTGCTCGGCTCGATCTGCTTCCCGACCTTCCCCGGCTTCGCCGGCCAGAAGTTCCAGGCCCACCCCGACCGCGACGTCGCGCTGGCCGCCATCCAGGCCTACAACGACTGGCACCTGCACGACTGGGCGAACGCCGCGCCCGGACGCTTCATCCCGCTGTGCCTGGTCCCGATGTGGGACATCCCGGCCGCCGTCGCCGAGGTCAAGCGCCTGAGCGCCCAGGGCGTCCACACCATCAGCTTCTCCGACAACCCCGCCCAGCTCGGCTATCCGTCGATCCACGACGACTACTGGGACCCGCTGTGGAAGGTCTGCGCCGACAACCAGGTGGTCATCAGCTGCCACATCGGCACCGGCAACCATGCGGAGCACGCCTCGGACCTGTCGCCGATCGACGCCTGGATCACGTCGATGCCGATCTCCATCGCCAACAGCGCCGCCGACTGGATCTGGGCGCCGATGTGGAAGAAATACCCGGACCTGAAGATGGCCCTGTCGGAGGGCGGCATCGGCTGGATCCCCTACCTGCTGGAACGCGCCGACTTCACCCACCGGCACCATGGTTCCTGGACCGGAACGGATTTCGGCAGCCAGAAGCCGAGCGACATCTTCCGCAAGCACATCATCACCTGCTTCATCGAGGACCGCTTCGGCCTCGCCAACCTGAAGGACGTCGGCGAGGACATGGTGGCCTGGGAATGCGACTATCCGCATTCCGACTGCACCTGGCCGGACTCCGCCGAACTGCTGTGGGAAGACCTCAAGCACCTGTCCAAGGACACGATCGACAAGGTGACCCACCTGAACGTCATGCGGGAGTTCTCCTACGACCCGTTCTCCGTCCTGGGGCGCGAGAACTGCACGGTCGGCGCCCTCAAGGCCCGCGCCAAGCATGTGAAGACCGAGCCGATGCTCGGCCTTGGCGGTGCGGTTCCCCAGGTCCGAAAGGACGGTCCGGTCACCTCCGGCGACATCAACAAGATGTTCGCCGCCGCCGCCGCCGAATCGGCGCTCTGA